One Bremerella alba genomic window, AGCAGTTCTGTGCGCAGAATCACGCTTAGCTACCGTCTAATACCAAGATTCCCAAACAAAGCATCGCTAAGCTAGTGACATTAAAACAACCGAATGTCGTTCAAGCTTACCTCGAAACCCGTAGTCGCGAAATTGCCACCAACGGTAGAGTTCAGCAGCGTCTTAGAAAGTACGGTCATGCAAATCTCGCGAGTTTTTGCCCATCAAGTCGACCTCCCACTGGTCGAGACGAACTACAAATGGGCCCAAGGCAAGTCGGTCACTACATTCGACTCCACGATTGTGGGTATTGAGACCAAGTGCGGGCTTGTGGGTTATGGCGAAGTTTGCCCTCTCGGCCCAGTCTACTTGCCTGCCTATGCAGCAGGTGTACGAGCCGGTCTGAAAGAGTTGGCCCCGCATTTGATCGGCCTCGATCCTCGCGAGATTGTCAAAGTCAACGAAGTCATGGACTTCGCACTCAAAGGACATCCCTACGTGAAGTCTGGCGTTGACATCGCCTGCTGGGACATCCTCGGCAAGTTCACCAAAATGCCGGTATGCGAACTGCTTGGCGGTCGTTTCGGGGATTCGATCGAACTGTACCGTGCGATCTCGCAGCTTCCGCCAGAGGAAATGGCAGCCAATGTCGCACAGTACCGGGAAGAAGGCTATCGCCGCTTTCAACTAAAAGTGGGTGGAGACGCCAACACCGATATCGAGCGAATTGAATCGACTCGCACGGTTCTCTCCCCTTCCGATCGCCTGGTGGCCGATGCCAACACTGGGTGGACTCTTCACGAAGCGATTCGTGTGGTGCGTGCGGTAAAGCATCTGGATGTCTATATCGAACAACCTTGCGTTACCTACGAAGAATGCTTAACTGTTCGCCAGAAAACAGACCATCCGTTTGTGCTGGACGAAAACATCGATAGTTTGCATGCTTTCTTACGAGCCAAGGCCGACAAAGCAATGGACTTGGTAAACTTGAAAATCAGCAAGCTCGGGGGCTTAACCCGAACCAGACAACTGCGAGATCTTTGCGTTGCGACCGGCTACGCGATGACATTGGAAGATAGTTGGGGTGGTGACATCGCCACGGCAGCAATCGCTCACTTGGCACACAGCACGCCGGAAAATTTCCGCTTTACGTCGACCGACTTTAACAGTTATGTCACTGTCAGTACGGCGGAAGGAGCGCCCCAAAGGGTCGGTGGAAAGATGAAAGCCTCGACTCAGCCTGGGCTAGGAATTCAAGTTCGTCAGGATGCATTGGGGCCAAGGGTCCTCGATATCTGCGAATAGCCGCTTGGTTCGATAGGCATCTGGATCGTCAATCGAACGTCTCTATCCGTTCCTAAGTTATCCTTTGAATAGGATCACATAGGGTATAGATGCTCTCCGAGACATAGATCGATCCGAGTACGTTTCAGCCAACAAATCTCACCGACAACGCGTGAGCTTGGCTAATCATTATGCGGTCGCGTTGGCTCGCCCCCAAGTATTTGTGCCGAAATACAAGGCCTTCCAAGTCATCTATATGTTGGGACAACTTCTACCACTGGTGTATGAAGAACTCCGGAAGTTGGCCACCGCTAAGATGTCTCAGGAAGTGGTGGATCATACGCTCCAGCCTACTGCCCTCGTACACGAAACTTATCTTCGGTTGGTGGGTGAAAGTGGAAATTGGGATAATCGAGGACATTTCTTTGCCGCGGCTATGCGGCGGATACTCATCGAAGAAGCACGCCGCCGATCCAGTCTAAAGAAGGGGGGGCGATCATGCCATCGTCGAGTTGGCTGACGAAATCATTGGTAACTCGAGGAATGAAAGCGAGTCGATCTTGGCATTGGACGAGGCTCTCACCAAGCTACAGACGTCCGATCCGGACTCTTACAAACTGGTGATGTTGCGCTATTCAGTGGACTGACGGTGGATGAAGCCGCCCAAACGCTGGGAATATCGTCCCGAACAGCCAAACGCTACTGGAGCTTTGCCCGAGCCTGGCTTCAACGCGAAATCGAGCGGCAATAAATTACCTCCGTTTTTTGGCACCACTGAAATCTAAATCTCGCATATTCTAAGTAGACAACCTCGTCGCTTGGGGACATTCTGCTCCTTTATTAGATTGAGATCGGTAGCCCATTTTTAATGACTTTTGATCGCGAAAAAACGATCTTCCTTATGGCACTTGATATTCCCATGGGTGCCAAGCGAGATGCTTTCATCAACGTGGAATGCGGCGATGATGACGAATTGAAAGCTGCCGTTGCCGAACTACTCTCGGTTCACGATCGTTCGATGAATGTCCTCGACCAAGAGACTTCTCAGAGAATAGCACTCCAAGGGCAAGTTAAATCCGCCGCGGATGCGATTTCCATGAACTCTACCTGGGGACGAGATAGCGGAGGCAACTTGGTTCCTCCGACACTGGAAGGGAGCGAATTGATCGCGAACTACTCTCTGCTGGAAAAACTTGGCGAAGGTGGCTTTGGTCAAGTCTACGTAGCTGAGCAGCGAGAACCCGTACGTCGTCGTGTGGCGATCAAATTGCTCAAATCGGCGGCTAATTCCCTGGAATCAATGGCCAGATTTGAAGCGGAACGCCAGGCCCTAGCGATGATGGACCATCCCAATATCGCCCATATTTTTGATGGAGGTGCCACCTCGACAGGCCAACCTTACTTCGTGATGGAGCTGGTTCGCGGAGTCCACATTACTAGATTTTGTCGCGAACACGATTCGACAGCGATTAGAACTGTTTCTGGATGTTTGCCACGCCGTGCAGCATGCTCACCAAAAGGGAATCATCCATCGCGATCTAAAACCGTCAAATGTCTTGGTCACGCTGCATGACGCCGAGGCCGTCGTTAAGGTAATCGACTTTGGCGTGGCTAAGGCAATCCACGAACCACTCACGGATAAGACCATCTACACGCGTTTCGCTCAGATGATCGGCACGCCGATGTACACGAGCCCTGAACAGGCCGAAATGAATTCGCTGGATGTCGACACGAGGAGCGATATTTACTCGTTGGGCGTCCTATTTTACGAGCTTCTGACAGAGCAGACTCCCTTTGACCAGAATCGTCTTCAAACCGCATCGTTTGACGAAATGCGTCGCATGATTCGCGAGGAAGATCCTCCTCGACCGAGTGCAAGATTGACGGCCAATACAAATCTGGTAACCACGCGTAAGACGAATCGCAGCGTGTCAACGAGAAGTTTGGCCAGCGAACTACGCGGAGACCCGATTGGATCGTCATGAAGTCGCTTGAGAAAGATCGACGACGACGCGATGAGACTGCTGCTGACATGGCTCGTGACGTGCAGCGATTTCTCGATCAGCAACCGGTCGTAGCACGACCTCCCTCAAGTTGGTATCGTTTCACGCGATTTGCTCGCCGTAACAGAACGATGTTCGTTGCAACGGTACTTGTTCTTTCCGCTTTGGTTTCTGGAACGATCATCAGTACTTGGCAAGCAGTCAATGCAACCATCGCGCAGCGCGAGACGGAACAACTTCGGCGTGAAGCAGTCGAATCGGTCGACAAACTTAAGAAATCCAACGTATTGCTCGATAGCGCTCGAGCCAATGCGGATGAGCAACGTTGGGCACTGGCCTTGGGACAATATACCAAGGCGATCGAACTGCAACCCAATCACTATTTCGCTTGGTCGGGCCGCGGAGCCTTGCTGGCTCGCCTTGGAGGCTGGCATATCGCAGCGGATGACTATGTCTTTGCCCTGAATCTTGGGGAACCTGCCAACAATCCCGCTTGGTGGGGTGTTCCTCAACTGTGCTACTTACCGAAACAAAACAAGGCCTACCAAGAGGTCTGCGATCGGATGAAATCTCAGCTCGAAACGACCGACGATTTAGGTCAGATTCCAATGATCGTTCGTGCAATGTGCATCCAGCCACGATCAGAACACGAGATTAAACCTCTCGCATTTCAAATGGAGGCACTCATATTCGAGCAAGATCAGAAAGATATTGACCGGCCTGGACACCGGGGCATGAGCTTTCGTCCCAAACCAGGACAGGGTCCGCCTGGACAGCGATTGCCGTTCCCTGTCGGCCCGGCTGATAGCCGTCTCATGTTAAATCATATCTTGAAATATTCTGCTGGAATCGCAAACTACCGCGCTGGCAACGCGCAGCGGTCTTTAGAGCTTCTCTCTCAGCTTC contains:
- a CDS encoding cis-3-hydroxy-L-proline dehydratase; amino-acid sequence: MQISRVFAHQVDLPLVETNYKWAQGKSVTTFDSTIVGIETKCGLVGYGEVCPLGPVYLPAYAAGVRAGLKELAPHLIGLDPREIVKVNEVMDFALKGHPYVKSGVDIACWDILGKFTKMPVCELLGGRFGDSIELYRAISQLPPEEMAANVAQYREEGYRRFQLKVGGDANTDIERIESTRTVLSPSDRLVADANTGWTLHEAIRVVRAVKHLDVYIEQPCVTYEECLTVRQKTDHPFVLDENIDSLHAFLRAKADKAMDLVNLKISKLGGLTRTRQLRDLCVATGYAMTLEDSWGGDIATAAIAHLAHSTPENFRFTSTDFNSYVTVSTAEGAPQRVGGKMKASTQPGLGIQVRQDALGPRVLDICE
- a CDS encoding ECF-type sigma factor, whose product is MLGQLLPLVYEELRKLATAKMSQEVVDHTLQPTALVHETYLRLVGESGNWDNRGHFFAAAMRRILIEEARRRSSLKKGGRSCHRRVG